CGGCAGCTCGGCATCGCTCATCGGGCCGACTTCGATCGATAAATTTTCTAGCGGCCGGCTGATCGGCCCAGTGATCGGCCCAGTGATCGGCGAGGTCGCAGGCGGCAAGGCGACCGACGCCGGCGCTGGCGGAGCATCAAACTTCGTCGCCGCGGAGGGCCTTCGATCGCCCGCGTCCGCAGATGGCTTCGCCGAAGGCTTGACCGCGGGTCTTTTCGCCCGTGCATGCGGCGCCAACATCGAAGACAGCTCTGCTCCTTCGGCGCTGCGAACGATCGGCGCCTCGGCGAGCGGATCTCGTCCGCGGCCGGCAAACCGATCGACGATCACTTCTTCTTCTTCGAAGGGTTCTTGGAACGGATTGATTTCGGCATGGGATAACACGAGTTCGACCTCCGGGCCAATCGTTCCGGCCGGTTGGAATTGTTCGTCGATAGAGCCCAAACGGTCTTTAATCCGCTCGATTCGCTGCGTCGGCTCGCCGGCGAAAAGCGATTCATCGCAAAGCGCCGCTTCGTCGGCTGCGACCGCATGCAGGCGCGGCGCCGGTCCGTGTGCGGCTTCGTGCGGCATGGGCGTCGCCAGTGTTTCGTGGGCCAGCGTCGGTCGCGGCTCGTCGTCGGGCGAGATTCTGGCGGCAACGGCCGGTTCGTCCAGACTGCCGAATTCGATGATGTCGGCCGACCGGCTTTCGACACCCGGGGCGGCGTTCCATGGCGCCGGCAACTGCTGCAAATCGGCCCAAGCTTCGTCGATCACCGCAGCCGTCAGCGGCGTCGCCCCCGCGGCGCATGCAAGCAGCAACGCATGATCGCACAATTGATTGACCAGCCGCGGCACACCGTCGGTCGCCCGATGCACGGCGTCGAGGGCCTCGGCGGTGAAAAGCTGATCTGCATTCCCCCCGACTTGCGAAATCGCCCGGCGAATGTAGCCGAGCGTCTCGGCATGTTGAAACGACTCCAAATAACAGCGGGCGGCGATCCGCTGGTTGAAGGATTCCAGTTTCGGGCTGCCCAGGTGCTCTTCGACCAGCGGACTGCCGGCGAGCACGACCCGCACGCGCGATTGCCCGCCGCGCACCAGATTGGTCAGTTGATGCACTTCCGCAAGCAGCCGCAAAGGCAAGCTCTGGGCTTCATCGATCACCAGCAGCAATCCGTCGCTGGCGGTTTGCTGCGCTGTGAGATGGCCCACCAGCGCCAGTCTCAGTTCTCCCTCATCCATGCCACGGTACGGCAAGCCGAGCTCGAACAGCAGCGATTGGAGAAACGCCTTCCGGGTTTCAAGCCGGCTGCTGGCCAAGAGCGCGATGGAAAAACGGCCGCGAAACTGCTCGGCGAGCGCCTGGCACAAAATCGACTTTCCGGTTCCCGCCGGCCCGACCACGAGCGCTGCCCCCTCGGCCCGTTCGATACACCGCCCTACCGTCTGACGGGCCGATTCAATCCCGGCGGCCGGATAATAGCGCCGCGCCGCAGGGGTTGCGGCAAACGGTCGGTCGCTCAGCCCAAACGAAGACTCGTACATGTCGATGGGTTCCTGTGGGCACCGGTTGCCGCGCGAGCGTAGATTTTGGCGGCGTTGCGCGGCCGTCGGCATCGGCACGTTCCACCTACCTTACGTCGGCGCGCCGCGGCGGCAGACTCAACTTGGCTTTCCATGCCCCGTCGCCGATTTGTTCGATCGCTATATTTTCTCCAGCTTTCGCAGGCCGAATAATTCGCTCGACCAGCCACTTGAGCCCGCAGCGCTAGCAAGGATGAGCTGCTATTGGCCCCAAAGCGCATGCGAAGACGACGCGAGCCCGAAGCGTTAGCAAGGGAGCTCCAGGCTCCGCGTTCTCAAATAATTGTTTTTGCAAGACACTTCCTTGCTAGCGCTGCGGGCTGCCTTCGGTCGCATCCCTCACCACACGTTTCGGACTACCATCACGCCGCGTTTTCGCTGCGGCGGTTCGTGCCCGGACCGACGCGGCCGAGGACGGGCAGGCCGAGCGTTGCCTCGATTTCATCGGCGCTCATGAATGTCAACGTCCGCCCTTCCAAGCGGCGCGCCGCCAACACGCCCGCGAGAATCGACAATAGCGTGAGGATCGCGATTGCTCCAATAGGAATCGGGCGATTACCCGGCTCGCTGCCGGCTTGGCGCGACAACCCGGATTCGCGATCGTTCGGCCGTAGATCGACGTTGCCGGCCCGATCCGACGCCGATTGCCACATGCCCGGTGGGCAGGCGTTCCACAAGGACGTCTCCGATTGGACAGCAGCCCGATACGCTTCACGGGCCCTTCCGGCGGCGAGCAGCATTTCGCGATAGTGCTGTTGCAGTACGGCTGAGGGGGGATTCGCGCTCGGCGCATCAATGGCATCGCCGCTCGATGGTAGCGGCGGCGCCAGCGGAGTCTTGTTGGCGGCGGCACTTGCGATCTCATTTAGGTTGGCAGGCAATTCGGCCGGCGTTGCGGCGAGTTGATCCTGCAACTTCGCGATCTGGCTATCGAGCGATTGAACCGTCGGATGAGCGGGCGTCAATTTTTCCAGCAATTCTCCCCGAGTGCGTTGCATCTCGGCAAGTTGGCGGTTCAACGCGACCCATTCCGGATTCGGTCGGATCGTCGGGCCGACGGGCAGGGGACTCGTCGGCGACTTGGGTTCCCGCGGCGCTCGAATCGCCTGCTCGGTCGAATCGACGAAACGAGCGTTCAGAAACTCGAACAGCGCGAGTTCCGCCACATCGGCGTTCCGCCGCGCATCGGCCGCCCGATCTCGCGCCTCGCGAAGTTTCTTGTCGAATGCAATTCGCTCGTCGGCATTGGCGTGCAACGGGAGTGCGACCGCAATCTCCGTCGGCGGCGAATGCAATTCGGACGATTCGACCGCGATCAGCAGGCCGCCAAGCAAGAACACGGCTGCAAAGCCGGCTGCAAACGCTGCCGCACGCCGCCGTCCGACTG
This genomic window from Pirellulales bacterium contains:
- a CDS encoding AAA family ATPase, producing the protein MYESSFGLSDRPFAATPAARRYYPAAGIESARQTVGRCIERAEGAALVVGPAGTGKSILCQALAEQFRGRFSIALLASSRLETRKAFLQSLLFELGLPYRGMDEGELRLALVGHLTAQQTASDGLLLVIDEAQSLPLRLLAEVHQLTNLVRGGQSRVRVVLAGSPLVEEHLGSPKLESFNQRIAARCYLESFQHAETLGYIRRAISQVGGNADQLFTAEALDAVHRATDGVPRLVNQLCDHALLLACAAGATPLTAAVIDEAWADLQQLPAPWNAAPGVESRSADIIEFGSLDEPAVAARISPDDEPRPTLAHETLATPMPHEAAHGPAPRLHAVAADEAALCDESLFAGEPTQRIERIKDRLGSIDEQFQPAGTIGPEVELVLSHAEINPFQEPFEEEEVIVDRFAGRGRDPLAEAPIVRSAEGAELSSMLAPHARAKRPAVKPSAKPSADAGDRRPSAATKFDAPPAPASVALPPATSPITGPITGPISRPLENLSIEVGPMSDAELPTFGDLSDHSSWFVAGADEFPAEMPPIGRAWIHPSEDPVMPEEPCSGESIHRAAGMKPTIPMSRSHSATGAAPVVAMPRREQPALHPPVDSVDAVSGASSPGVENVSDALRGRDEPKCDDESMDDVDVIVIEDDPVPQPSPTASAVRRQEYRQLFARLRRGS